From one [Ruminococcus] lactaris ATCC 29176 genomic stretch:
- a CDS encoding DUF6783 domain-containing protein: MCLKNHSCNLHAPLCGIFYLHSVDIARYAALIQTKSPINCDIYLAESIFQTHSSEQSLFLCLYPNQNRPAKIPYQAFSSVDMAYLLLPFFL; encoded by the coding sequence GTGTGTCTTAAAAATCATTCCTGCAATCTGCACGCCCCACTTTGTGGTATATTTTACCTTCATTCGGTTGACATAGCCCGCTACGCCGCGCTCATTCAGACAAAATCTCCCATAAATTGTGACATATATCTTGCAGAAAGCATTTTTCAGACACACTCTAGTGAGCAGTCTTTATTCCTTTGTTTGTATCCAAATCAAAACCGACCTGCCAAAATCCCATATCAAGCATTTTCATCTGTGGATATGGCATACCTTCTACTTCCATTTTTTCTCTAA
- a CDS encoding LEM-3-like GIY-YIG domain-containing protein translates to MNERGVAGYVNRMKVKYTTKWGVQIAGMIFKTHSRRNAMDRFSEKSLLSLGDYYVYGLVDPRNKQIFYIGKGTKNRVLEHEKESLGSPDSEKLKLRTISEIKNAGLEVEKIIINSNLTEEEAFAAEASLINAFNYISDAKLTNIVAGHHSAEALSVDDFERINGAVELEEKDIKHRILVIKINRLYQRGMDEKVLYDAVRGVWRASKEKVRTIEYVFGVYNSLIVAVYKPSEWLVCKEAKDRLPRQDIVLTPKTENRLFFVDERYEQGLPLDENEEFYLGKSIAGLKLNQSAQNPITYLYPPEKDKIHI, encoded by the coding sequence CTGAATGAGCGCGGCGTAGCGGGCTATGTCAACCGAATGAAGGTAAAATATACCACAAAGTGGGGCGTGCAGATTGCAGGAATGATTTTTAAGACACACTCTAGGAGAAATGCTATGGATAGATTTTCAGAGAAGAGCCTTCTTTCACTTGGAGATTATTATGTGTACGGACTCGTAGATCCACGCAATAAACAAATCTTTTATATTGGAAAAGGTACAAAAAACAGAGTTCTTGAACATGAAAAAGAAAGTCTGGGCAGTCCTGATAGTGAGAAGTTAAAGCTAAGGACTATATCAGAAATCAAGAATGCCGGACTTGAAGTTGAGAAAATAATCATCAATTCAAACTTAACTGAAGAAGAGGCATTTGCTGCAGAGGCATCACTGATCAACGCTTTTAATTATATAAGTGATGCAAAGCTTACGAACATCGTAGCTGGGCATCATTCAGCTGAGGCATTGTCGGTAGATGACTTTGAAAGAATAAATGGTGCAGTTGAACTTGAAGAAAAAGACATCAAACATAGAATTCTTGTCATCAAGATAAACAGACTCTATCAAAGGGGTATGGATGAAAAGGTTCTGTATGATGCTGTTCGTGGAGTTTGGCGAGCCTCGAAAGAAAAGGTTAGGACAATTGAGTATGTATTCGGTGTTTACAATTCTTTGATTGTTGCCGTATATAAGCCATCAGAGTGGCTTGTATGTAAAGAGGCAAAGGACAGACTTCCAAGACAGGATATTGTTCTTACACCGAAAACTGAAAATAGATTATTTTTTGTGGATGAAAGATATGAGCAGGGACTTCCGTTGGATGAGAATGAAGAATTCTATTTAGGAAAGTCGATAGCTGGATTGAAACTTAATCAATCAGCACAAAATCCGATTACATATCTGTATCCACCGGAGAAAGATAAAATTCATATTTAA
- a CDS encoding MGMT family protein gives MANEDKKDFNAMLHDSKDMPKFQTITDEKSIEKYGGDRMYFAPPIDYDRIMKCVPYGKVITVGKIRGYFAEQNGADFTEPITAGIFVSIAAWASYQRSEDETPYWRTLKANGELNAKYPGGIEAQKEKLEAEGHTIIQRGRKNISYYVKDYEKAMFELN, from the coding sequence ATGGCAAATGAAGATAAAAAAGATTTCAACGCTATGTTGCATGACAGTAAGGACATGCCTAAGTTTCAGACGATTACGGATGAAAAGAGCATAGAAAAATATGGTGGGGACAGAATGTACTTTGCACCGCCAATCGACTATGACAGAATTATGAAGTGTGTTCCCTATGGAAAAGTAATTACTGTTGGGAAAATTCGTGGTTACTTCGCAGAACAAAACGGCGCAGATTTTACAGAGCCTATTACGGCGGGAATTTTTGTATCCATTGCAGCTTGGGCAAGCTATCAGCGCTCTGAGGATGAAACGCCTTATTGGAGAACGCTGAAAGCAAATGGAGAGTTAAACGCAAAATATCCTGGTGGTATAGAAGCGCAGAAAGAAAAATTAGAAGCAGAAGGGCATACAATTATTCAGCGGGGGCGCAAAAATATCAGTTATTATGTAAAAGATTATGAAAAGGCGATGTTTGAATTGAATTAG
- a CDS encoding CatA-like O-acetyltransferase has product MTISDKNMNYKIIDKQTYYRSGVFRHFSEDCKCSTSMTARINVTALKKFSEDSGTKFYINFLYILAKVLNSREDYRMGYIWQTEELICYDQINPAQYIFHEDTETCTPVYTVYNVD; this is encoded by the coding sequence ATGACTATATCGGATAAAAACATGAATTATAAAATAATAGATAAGCAGACTTATTACAGGAGTGGAGTGTTCCGGCATTTTTCAGAAGATTGTAAATGTTCCACTTCTATGACGGCAAGAATTAATGTGACAGCACTGAAAAAGTTTTCGGAAGATTCTGGTACGAAGTTTTATATTAATTTTCTGTATATACTCGCAAAGGTACTTAATTCCAGAGAGGATTACAGAATGGGGTATATTTGGCAGACCGAAGAACTGATTTGCTATGACCAGATTAATCCCGCACAGTATATTTTTCACGAGGATACGGAGACCTGTACACCGGTTTATACCGTTTATAATGTAGACTGA
- the istA gene encoding IS21 family transposase yields MTKYREILRLKSLGFSERNIAQSCGVSRNTVAKVLKKAAEIKLSWPLDFDMTDSALEELMFPKDKSATNKRMPNFDYIRKELLRNGVNKKLLWVEYCEECRMSSEEPLMYSQFCYYIQKDEEKRRATMRIPRKPGEQIEVDWAGDPAHIIDPDTGEITDAWIFVGVLTYSQYAFVKAYMNEKIDNWIKAHVQMFDFFGGVTPMLVSDNCTTAVNHKKSDWYNTALNTTYHEMAEHYNLAILPARIRKPKDKPNVEGSVGKISTWITAALRNEQFFSLAELNASIREKLDAYNARKFQKKECSRLSLFLGEEMPLLAPLPATPFELAEWKQATVQFNYHIAVDRMFYSVPYQYIKNKVDVRITDTTVEIFYNHNRIASHRRLYGRSGQYSTVTEHMPQEHQKYLEWNGDRFRKWADSIGINTSKVVDAILTSGRIEQQSYRSCMGLLKLAEKYSPGKLEQVCAKALSYSGKPSYKSIKNLLAAVKNVPGTEPEASQAEKPHGITRGARYYGGKQS; encoded by the coding sequence ATGACCAAGTATCGTGAAATCCTACGCTTGAAAAGCTTAGGATTCAGTGAGAGGAACATCGCACAGAGTTGCGGTGTATCCAGAAACACAGTCGCTAAGGTTTTGAAAAAGGCAGCGGAAATCAAGCTTTCATGGCCGCTGGATTTCGACATGACCGACAGTGCACTAGAGGAGCTGATGTTTCCTAAGGATAAGTCGGCAACGAATAAACGCATGCCAAACTTTGACTACATTCGCAAAGAACTTCTGCGAAATGGTGTAAACAAAAAGCTTCTCTGGGTAGAATACTGTGAGGAGTGCCGCATGAGCAGCGAAGAGCCTCTAATGTATTCTCAGTTCTGCTACTACATCCAGAAGGATGAAGAAAAACGCAGGGCTACCATGCGTATCCCCAGAAAACCAGGTGAACAGATTGAAGTTGACTGGGCCGGTGACCCTGCCCACATCATTGATCCGGACACCGGAGAAATCACAGATGCATGGATATTTGTAGGTGTATTAACTTACAGTCAGTATGCTTTTGTAAAAGCATATATGAATGAGAAAATCGACAACTGGATCAAAGCTCATGTCCAGATGTTTGATTTCTTTGGAGGTGTCACACCTATGCTCGTTTCTGATAACTGTACAACCGCAGTGAATCATAAAAAGAGTGACTGGTACAACACTGCCTTAAACACAACTTATCATGAGATGGCAGAACATTACAATCTCGCCATCCTTCCGGCCAGAATCCGGAAACCCAAGGATAAACCGAATGTAGAGGGATCAGTAGGAAAGATATCCACATGGATAACAGCAGCCCTTCGCAATGAGCAGTTTTTCTCTCTTGCAGAATTAAATGCTTCAATCCGTGAAAAACTGGATGCCTACAACGCCCGTAAATTTCAGAAAAAGGAATGTAGCAGACTCAGTTTATTTCTTGGGGAAGAAATGCCATTACTGGCTCCGTTGCCTGCTACACCTTTTGAACTGGCTGAGTGGAAACAAGCCACCGTCCAGTTTAACTATCACATCGCAGTAGACAGAATGTTCTACTCCGTGCCTTATCAGTATATCAAAAATAAGGTGGATGTGCGTATAACAGATACAACGGTTGAAATATTTTATAATCACAATCGTATTGCCTCTCACAGACGACTCTATGGAAGAAGCGGTCAGTATTCTACAGTGACAGAACATATGCCACAGGAACACCAGAAATATCTGGAATGGAACGGTGACCGGTTCCGTAAGTGGGCTGATTCGATTGGAATTAACACAAGCAAGGTTGTCGATGCAATACTTACCTCCGGCAGGATTGAACAGCAATCCTACAGAAGCTGCATGGGATTACTGAAACTGGCAGAAAAATATTCGCCTGGAAAACTGGAGCAGGTCTGTGCTAAGGCACTTTCTTATTCCGGTAAACCCAGCTATAAAAGTATCAAAAATCTATTGGCTGCTGTGAAGAATGTACCTGGTACTGAACCAGAAGCATCTCAAGCAGAAAAACCACACGGCATAACCAGAGGAGCCAGATACTATGGAGGTAAACAATCATGA
- the istB gene encoding IS21-like element helper ATPase IstB produces MTNQSTIDKLIEMRLTAMADAFRIQMDDPTMKEVPFEDRFGMLVDVEYSNRKNNRLKRLIRQAELEQPDASIAAIDYHSGRKLNKALINRLATCEYITEYRNIFITGATGSGKTYMACAFGMEACKHYYSVRYVRLPDLLLDLQAARDNGTFSTALKKYTKPIVLIIDEWLLLKLTEAEARNLFELIHKRRKKSSTIFCSQFRESEWYQQICDGESTLADAIMDRISYDSYKIDIESVDPSKDLSMREVYGLDPAMAK; encoded by the coding sequence ATGACAAATCAAAGTACAATCGATAAACTTATTGAAATGCGTCTGACTGCTATGGCGGATGCATTCCGCATCCAGATGGATGATCCTACAATGAAGGAAGTGCCGTTCGAGGATCGGTTCGGTATGCTTGTTGATGTCGAATACAGCAACCGTAAAAACAATCGTCTGAAAAGGCTGATCCGCCAGGCTGAACTTGAGCAGCCAGATGCGAGCATTGCAGCAATTGATTATCATTCTGGGCGAAAACTGAACAAAGCATTGATTAATCGTCTGGCAACCTGTGAATACATTACAGAATACCGGAACATCTTTATTACTGGAGCAACTGGAAGCGGTAAAACCTACATGGCCTGTGCCTTTGGCATGGAAGCATGCAAGCACTATTACTCAGTACGGTATGTACGACTTCCTGATCTATTATTGGACTTACAGGCTGCCAGGGACAATGGAACTTTCTCGACTGCCCTGAAGAAATACACTAAGCCAATAGTACTGATTATTGATGAGTGGCTGCTTCTTAAATTGACAGAAGCTGAAGCCAGAAATCTTTTTGAACTGATACATAAAAGACGAAAAAAATCTTCAACGATCTTTTGTTCTCAGTTCCGTGAAAGTGAATGGTACCAGCAAATCTGTGATGGTGAAAGTACTCTTGCTGATGCCATCATGGATCGTATATCGTATGATTCTTATAAGATCGATATTGAAAGTGTTGACCCATCTAAAGACCTCTCTATGAGAGAAGTGTATGGACTGGATCCTGCAATGGCAAAGTAA
- a CDS encoding CatA-like O-acetyltransferase, whose translation MRKAKETREYLLDMANHPNWFDASYISWLSYDSLNIELPDGHLFFAPIINWGRYHEENGQFLMPVSVRLNHAIADGYLVAKVFKLLEDEMSAFCNQYKN comes from the coding sequence ATCAGAAAAGCGAAGGAGACAAGAGAATATCTTCTTGATATGGCAAATCATCCAAACTGGTTTGATGCTTCTTACATTTCATGGTTGTCTTATGACTCATTGAATATTGAGCTTCCAGACGGGCATCTGTTTTTTGCACCGATTATCAACTGGGGAAGGTATCATGAAGAAAACGGACAGTTTTTAATGCCGGTCAGTGTGAGACTGAATCATGCAATTGCTGACGGGTATCTGGTTGCAAAGGTATTTAAGCTGCTGGAGGATGAGATGTCAGCATTTTGTAATCAGTATAAGAATTAA
- a CDS encoding TfoX/Sxy family protein has protein sequence MASSKDYLEFILGQLCELNDISYRAMMGEFILYYKGKIVGGIYDDRLLVKPVKAAISYMPNAEYELPYDGAKEMLLVDDVDNKDYLTGLFDAMYDELPNQKPKKKR, from the coding sequence ATGGCATCGAGTAAAGATTATTTAGAATTTATTTTAGGACAGTTATGCGAGTTAAACGATATATCATATAGAGCAATGATGGGAGAATTTATACTCTATTATAAGGGCAAGATTGTTGGTGGAATTTATGATGACAGGCTACTGGTGAAACCAGTAAAAGCAGCAATTTCTTATATGCCAAATGCTGAGTATGAATTGCCGTACGATGGGGCAAAAGAGATGTTGCTTGTAGATGATGTTGACAATAAGGATTACTTGACCGGATTGTTTGATGCCATGTATGACGAATTGCCAAATCAAAAGCCCAAAAAGAAGAGGTAG
- a CDS encoding DUF5640 domain-containing protein: MMQDYQSNRPVRQQPPGRFPNESDRTVERIRKRKKKQTQCRMVLCGAIAALAVIIVGIILLAKGCSGGTDALAGTWEFDGTTTYSFDGSGSGAMELPSISYDFTYTIDGNKLMIDYVNESVRDSEYEFTVDGNTLTLIGGEGTVGGTYELKRSSKK, translated from the coding sequence ATGATGCAGGATTATCAATCGAACCGCCCCGTCAGGCAACAACCGCCGGGACGATTCCCGAACGAGTCAGATCGAACGGTAGAGAGAATCAGAAAAAGGAAGAAAAAACAGACGCAGTGCCGTATGGTGCTTTGCGGTGCGATCGCCGCACTGGCGGTAATCATCGTTGGCATTATACTGCTGGCAAAAGGCTGCTCCGGCGGCACGGACGCACTTGCAGGCACATGGGAGTTCGACGGAACGACCACCTATTCCTTTGACGGCAGCGGAAGCGGCGCAATGGAGCTGCCCTCCATATCCTACGATTTCACCTATACCATCGACGGCAACAAGCTCATGATCGATTACGTCAACGAGTCGGTGCGGGATTCCGAATATGAATTTACCGTTGACGGAAATACCCTTACCTTGATCGGTGGCGAGGGCACGGTCGGCGGGACATACGAGCTGAAAAGAAGCTCAAAGAAATAA